The Mesorhizobium koreense genome includes a window with the following:
- a CDS encoding MaoC family dehydratase, producing the protein MSAYKLQPVTVDQVKAAVGREVGVSPWRTVTQEMIDQFANATDDHQFIHVDPERAARETPFGGTIAHGFLSLSLLSTFAFETLHPIEGSGMGINYGFDSVRFQAPIKTGARVRARFVLADLNVRPSGWIQSSYDVTIEIENSKKPALTARWLTLTVLERKEETA; encoded by the coding sequence ATGTCAGCATACAAGTTGCAACCTGTCACCGTGGACCAGGTGAAGGCCGCGGTGGGCCGGGAAGTGGGCGTTTCTCCCTGGCGCACGGTCACGCAGGAGATGATCGACCAGTTCGCGAACGCCACCGACGACCACCAGTTCATCCATGTCGACCCGGAGCGTGCCGCACGCGAGACGCCATTCGGCGGCACCATCGCGCACGGGTTCCTGTCGCTCTCGCTTCTCTCGACCTTCGCCTTCGAGACGCTGCACCCGATCGAGGGCTCCGGCATGGGCATCAATTACGGCTTCGACAGCGTCCGCTTCCAGGCGCCGATCAAGACCGGCGCGCGTGTGCGCGCACGCTTCGTTCTGGCCGATCTCAATGTGCGGCCGTCGGGCTGGATCCAGTCGAGCTACGATGTCACGATCGAGATTGAGAACTCGAAGAAGCCGGCGCTCACCGCGCGCTGGCTGACCCTGACGGTGCTCGAACGCAAGGAAGAAACGGCCTGA
- a CDS encoding SDR family oxidoreductase — protein MSYLEELFSVAGKKALVTGGATGIGRMAATALVEAGAEVMIASRKGEDCERVAGELNALGASGKAEGFAGDVGSEEGVTALAGEVKKHTDRLNILINNAGLSWGAPLEEFPYSAWARVLNVNVTGLFHLTRELLPLISKAASFEDPSRIINLGSVMGTQPMADGAYSYTASKAAVHHLTRTLANEFAGRFITVNAFAPGPFQSRMTAFATATEEKAEIVASHVPLRRIGSPSDIAGATLYLCSKAGSYVTGAILPIDGGESINHGMRLFKDVR, from the coding sequence ATGTCATATCTGGAAGAGTTGTTTTCGGTCGCCGGCAAGAAGGCGCTGGTCACCGGTGGCGCGACCGGCATAGGACGCATGGCCGCGACCGCGCTTGTCGAGGCCGGGGCGGAGGTGATGATCGCCTCGCGCAAGGGCGAAGATTGCGAGAGGGTGGCAGGCGAATTGAACGCCCTTGGCGCAAGCGGCAAGGCGGAAGGTTTTGCCGGCGATGTCGGTAGCGAGGAAGGCGTGACAGCGCTCGCCGGGGAGGTGAAGAAGCACACCGACAGGCTCAATATCCTCATCAACAATGCCGGCCTTTCATGGGGAGCCCCGCTGGAGGAATTTCCCTATAGTGCCTGGGCTCGCGTCCTCAACGTCAACGTGACGGGCCTCTTCCATCTGACGCGCGAATTGCTGCCGCTGATTTCCAAGGCGGCGAGCTTCGAGGACCCATCGCGCATCATCAATCTGGGCTCGGTCATGGGCACGCAACCGATGGCCGACGGCGCCTATTCCTACACAGCCTCCAAGGCGGCCGTGCATCATCTGACCCGCACCCTGGCTAACGAGTTCGCGGGCAGGTTCATCACTGTCAACGCCTTCGCGCCCGGCCCTTTCCAGAGCCGCATGACGGCGTTTGCCACCGCCACCGAGGAGAAGGCTGAAATCGTGGCCAGCCACGTGCCGCTTCGCCGTATCGGAAGCCCGAGTGACATTGCCGGAGCGACGCTCTATCTATGCTCGAAGGCCGGTTCATATGTTACCGGCGCCATCCTGCCGATCGATGGCGGTGAATCCATCAATCACGGCATGAGGCTGTTCAAGGACGTCAGGTAG
- a CDS encoding TetR/AcrR family transcriptional regulator encodes MALSVREHMPDSSRADILEAAAHCFMERGYAATSIDDVARRLGATKGRIYHHYPSKSDLFADVFRFGMDMNYRAIEPFRHSGEKAGKRWRGMALVHVVQMITTRQFQRVVWEGVEMHLRGATTPEQRTVFAELIERRSQYSDIFRDLLAEAREDGDMVFENLGITNQLVFITLNSPIFWYSPRAGETDRDIEDIARQIVGFAMHGLGIRKGNP; translated from the coding sequence ATGGCGCTCAGCGTTCGGGAGCATATGCCCGACAGTTCCCGCGCGGACATACTGGAAGCGGCGGCGCATTGCTTCATGGAGCGTGGCTATGCCGCAACCTCGATCGACGATGTGGCGCGCAGGCTCGGCGCCACCAAGGGACGCATCTATCATCACTATCCTTCCAAGTCGGACCTGTTCGCGGATGTCTTCCGCTTCGGCATGGATATGAACTACCGGGCGATCGAGCCGTTCCGCCATTCAGGCGAGAAGGCTGGCAAGCGCTGGCGGGGGATGGCGCTCGTTCATGTCGTCCAGATGATCACGACGCGGCAGTTCCAGCGGGTGGTATGGGAAGGCGTGGAGATGCACCTTCGCGGGGCTACGACACCTGAACAGCGCACCGTCTTCGCCGAATTGATCGAACGCCGTTCTCAATACAGCGACATCTTCCGCGATCTACTGGCCGAAGCGCGCGAGGACGGCGATATGGTGTTCGAAAACCTCGGCATCACCAACCAGTTGGTCTTCATCACACTGAATTCGCCCATATTCTGGTATTCGCCGCGCGCCGGCGAGACCGACCGTGATATAGAGGACATCGCCCGGCAGATCGTCGGCTTTGCCATGCATGGCCTTGGCATCAGGAAAGGAAATCCATGA
- a CDS encoding acyl-CoA dehydrogenase family protein has product MNPEMNLGMTERLKPLHEKVSRMVREEIAPLDEEFLAEVGKGGDRWTFTARQTEILDRLKAKARERGLWNFWLTDSERGYGLSTVEYAYLAEEMGKAHLGAETFNCSAPDTGNMEVLERYGTEEHKKLWLAPLLEGKIRSAYLMTEPDVASSDATNIAMSCVREGEEYVLNGEKWWSSGAGDPRCEIYIVMVKTPNDGPKHKQHSMILVPAKTPGITKLRAMQIYGHDDAPHGHLHLRFENVRVPASSLLLGVGRGFEIAQGRLGPGRIHHCMRAIGQAERALELMCQRSLRREAFGQPLAKLGANYDIIAEARMEIEMARLLCLKAAWMMDQGDARAAAPWISQIKVVAPRIALKITDEAVQMFGGQGVSQDTPLARSWTHLRTLRLADGPDAVHRRQVARAELKKYTQQKI; this is encoded by the coding sequence ATGAATCCGGAAATGAACCTCGGCATGACCGAACGGCTGAAGCCGCTCCATGAGAAGGTCAGCCGCATGGTGCGCGAGGAGATCGCGCCGCTCGACGAGGAATTTCTGGCCGAAGTGGGCAAGGGCGGCGACCGGTGGACGTTCACCGCACGCCAGACGGAAATCCTCGACAGGCTGAAGGCCAAGGCGCGCGAACGGGGCTTGTGGAATTTCTGGCTGACCGATTCGGAGCGTGGCTACGGGCTCAGCACGGTCGAATACGCGTATCTTGCCGAGGAAATGGGCAAGGCGCATCTCGGCGCGGAAACGTTCAACTGCTCCGCGCCGGATACCGGCAACATGGAAGTGCTGGAGCGCTACGGTACGGAGGAGCACAAGAAGCTCTGGCTCGCGCCGCTGCTGGAAGGCAAGATCCGCTCCGCCTATCTGATGACCGAGCCGGACGTCGCCTCTTCCGACGCCACCAACATTGCCATGAGTTGCGTGCGCGAGGGCGAGGAATATGTGCTGAACGGCGAGAAATGGTGGTCGTCGGGCGCCGGTGATCCGCGCTGCGAGATCTATATTGTCATGGTGAAGACGCCGAATGACGGGCCGAAACACAAGCAGCATTCGATGATCCTCGTGCCGGCGAAGACGCCCGGCATCACCAAGCTGCGCGCCATGCAGATCTACGGCCATGACGACGCGCCGCACGGCCATCTGCATCTGCGTTTCGAGAATGTCCGCGTGCCGGCTTCCAGCTTGCTTCTCGGCGTGGGGCGCGGCTTCGAGATCGCGCAGGGTCGCCTCGGGCCGGGGCGTATCCACCACTGCATGCGCGCCATCGGGCAGGCCGAGCGCGCGCTGGAACTGATGTGCCAGCGGTCGCTCCGCCGCGAGGCATTCGGCCAGCCGCTGGCTAAGCTTGGCGCCAATTACGACATCATCGCCGAGGCGCGCATGGAGATCGAGATGGCCAGGCTCCTCTGCCTCAAGGCGGCATGGATGATGGATCAGGGCGACGCGCGCGCGGCGGCGCCATGGATCAGCCAGATCAAGGTCGTCGCGCCGCGCATTGCACTGAAGATCACCGACGAAGCCGTGCAGATGTTCGGCGGACAGGGCGTCAGCCAGGATACGCCGCTCGCCCGCTCGTGGACGCATCTGAGGACGCTTCGCCTGGCGGACGGCCCGGATGCCGTGCATCGCAGGCAGGTGGCGCGCGCCGAACTGAAGAAATACACGCAGCAGAAGATCTGA
- a CDS encoding NADPH:quinone oxidoreductase family protein, producing the protein MKAIVARDFAPIKELVYADWPEPEASGDTVVIEAEAIGVNYPDGLLVQGLYQLKPPTPFVPGMEVAGCVVAVGEKVRSVKVGDRVAAMSSLGSYAEKVAAPERSVMKLPDGMDAGAACALLCGYSTSHYALKQRGQLKEGETLCVLGASGATGIAAVQIGKIMGARVIGVASSEEKRKLAREAGADETLGYENLKDALKQATGGKGVDVAYDPVGGDAFDALSRSIAWGGRLLVIGFASGRIPQLPVNLTLVKGYSVVGVFWGDFTRREPETFQANMRELIGWYMEGKVKPLIEGTYRLAEAASVLQRIHSRGTVGKLILKP; encoded by the coding sequence ATGAAAGCGATTGTTGCGCGCGATTTCGCGCCGATAAAAGAACTCGTCTATGCCGACTGGCCCGAGCCGGAAGCCTCCGGCGACACGGTGGTCATCGAGGCCGAGGCGATCGGCGTCAATTATCCCGACGGGCTGCTCGTCCAGGGCCTCTACCAGTTGAAGCCGCCAACGCCCTTCGTGCCCGGCATGGAAGTCGCCGGGTGCGTGGTGGCGGTCGGCGAGAAGGTGAGATCGGTGAAGGTCGGCGACCGCGTGGCGGCCATGTCGTCGCTGGGCTCTTACGCCGAGAAGGTCGCCGCGCCGGAGCGTTCGGTGATGAAACTGCCGGACGGCATGGACGCGGGCGCCGCCTGCGCGCTTTTGTGCGGCTATTCGACCTCGCATTACGCGCTGAAGCAGCGCGGGCAATTGAAGGAGGGCGAGACGCTTTGCGTGCTGGGTGCGTCGGGCGCTACCGGCATCGCCGCCGTCCAGATCGGCAAGATCATGGGCGCTCGAGTGATCGGCGTCGCCTCCAGTGAAGAAAAGCGCAAGCTGGCGCGCGAGGCCGGCGCGGACGAGACGCTCGGCTACGAAAATCTGAAGGATGCACTGAAGCAGGCGACCGGCGGCAAGGGCGTCGATGTCGCCTATGATCCGGTCGGCGGGGATGCCTTCGACGCTCTGTCGCGGTCGATCGCCTGGGGCGGACGCCTGCTCGTCATCGGCTTTGCTTCCGGGCGCATCCCGCAACTCCCGGTCAATCTGACGCTCGTGAAGGGTTACAGTGTCGTCGGCGTCTTCTGGGGCGATTTCACGCGCCGGGAGCCCGAAACCTTCCAGGCCAATATGAGGGAACTCATCGGCTGGTACATGGAAGGCAAGGTGAAGCCGCTGATCGAGGGCACCTACCGGCTCGCCGAGGCAGCGAGCGTGCTCCAGCGCATCCATTCCCGCGGCACGGTCGGCAAGCTCATCCTGAAACCCTGA
- a CDS encoding Lrp/AsnC family transcriptional regulator, whose amino-acid sequence MNQLTDSDRRLLTVLQTDSRISNQELAERAGMSASACWRRVRALEEAGIIAAYPVVLDAEKAGLSFSAIVHITLTRHDASHVETFIARIVERPEVLECLATTGEADYHLRVVCRDKDAYNAFLDTFLFRLPGIAHVRTNLVLKEVKLETRLPV is encoded by the coding sequence ATGAATCAGCTTACCGATTCCGACCGCCGCCTGCTAACGGTCCTCCAGACCGATAGCCGCATCTCCAATCAGGAGCTTGCCGAGCGCGCGGGTATGTCGGCGTCGGCTTGCTGGCGGCGCGTCCGCGCACTGGAGGAAGCCGGGATAATCGCCGCCTATCCGGTAGTGCTTGATGCGGAAAAGGCCGGCCTTTCTTTCAGCGCCATCGTGCACATCACGCTGACGCGTCACGACGCTTCCCATGTCGAGACCTTCATCGCGCGCATCGTGGAGCGGCCGGAAGTGCTGGAGTGCCTGGCCACCACCGGCGAGGCGGACTACCACCTGCGCGTGGTCTGCCGCGACAAGGACGCCTACAACGCCTTCCTCGATACGTTTCTCTTCCGGCTTCCCGGCATCGCCCATGTGCGCACAAACCTCGTCCTCAAGGAAGTGAAGCTGGAAACAAGGCTGCCGGTTTAG
- a CDS encoding indolepyruvate ferredoxin oxidoreductase family protein: MLTEKARLDHSYRLEDRYLKERGRVFMTGTQALVRIVLDQAQRDRTAGLNTAGFISGYRGSPLGGVDLELWRASKLVEENRVEFLPAVNEDLAATAVLGSQQVETNPDRQVEGVFALWYGKGPGVDRAGDALKHGNAYGSSPHGGVLVVAGDDHGCVSSSMPHQSDVAFMAWFMPTLNPASVAEYLTFGEYGYALSRFSGMWVGFKAISETVESAASIDLRHPRVFNAPDFTPPAGGLHYRWPDLPGPQIEERMQAKKNAVYAFAEANPIDRHIYRIGKEASYGIVTTGKAHGDLMEALRLLGLGEAECRRIGIDIYKVGMVWPLARRDALNFVRDKREVLVVEEKRGIIESQFKEYFYDYPGHKPERMIGKNDEAGRPLIPWTGELSPRLLAPIVARRLDAIFPGLDLTARAEALAQSAAHIIQVAGATRTPYFCSGCPHNTSTKVPEGSRALAGIGCHFMASWMERETSSLIQMGGEGVNWAASSRFTGNGHIFQNLGEGTWYHSGSMAIRQAVAAKANITYKILYNDAVAMTGGQPVDGPVSVEAIAHVARAEGVERIAIVSDQPEKFDVTRFPAGTTLDHRRNLDPIQRELREVPGVSVLIYEQACATEKRRRRKRGTMPDPARFAVINELVCEGCGDCSVESNCLSVEPKETPFGRKRQINLSSCNKDFSCVNGFCPSFVTVEGARRRKKKVDAEDFSARATMLPLPESAPLEEPYDLLVTGVGGTGVVTIGAIVTMAAHLEGKGASVLDFTGFAQKFGPVLSYIRLASAPEAVNQVRIDEASADALIGCDLVVSSSPKASAAYHHGTRAVLNTAEMPTGDLVRFRDADLRSMTRLDAIRDVLGEGNVDALDANRLAEKLFGDAVFANMLLLGFGWQKGLVPVSLEALSRAIELNGVEIEKNRAAFAAGRLAAVGEEFAPDSAEESWRAETLDEIIARREAFLKGYQNAGWAARYRVAVDRVREAEKACGSEAFTQTVARSLFKLMSYKDEYEVARLHMQTGFLEKLKEEFEGDFKVHYHLAPPILPFGHDARGRPNKKAFGQWIQSPFRVLARLKFLRGTAFDLFGYTAERRAERELIGWYEGVVDTLLSSLGKADITALAAIAVQPMEIRGYGPVKDKAIAETKAEVAGRLAALQKPGKARNAEPVIA; this comes from the coding sequence ATGCTTACAGAAAAGGCGCGCCTCGACCACTCCTACCGGCTGGAGGACCGCTACCTGAAGGAGCGCGGCCGGGTCTTCATGACCGGCACGCAGGCGCTGGTACGCATCGTGCTCGACCAGGCACAGCGTGACCGTACGGCGGGACTGAACACGGCCGGCTTTATTTCGGGTTATCGCGGCTCGCCGCTCGGCGGCGTCGATCTCGAACTGTGGCGCGCAAGCAAGCTCGTCGAGGAAAACCGCGTCGAATTCCTGCCGGCGGTGAACGAAGACCTCGCCGCCACCGCCGTGCTCGGCTCGCAGCAGGTCGAGACCAACCCGGACAGACAGGTCGAGGGCGTCTTCGCGCTCTGGTACGGCAAGGGGCCGGGCGTGGACCGCGCCGGCGATGCGCTGAAGCATGGTAACGCCTACGGCTCCTCGCCGCATGGGGGCGTGCTGGTGGTGGCCGGCGACGACCACGGTTGCGTCTCGTCCTCGATGCCGCACCAGTCGGACGTCGCCTTCATGGCGTGGTTTATGCCGACGCTGAACCCGGCCTCGGTGGCGGAATACTTGACCTTCGGCGAATATGGCTACGCGCTGTCGCGCTTTTCCGGCATGTGGGTCGGCTTCAAGGCGATCTCGGAGACGGTGGAATCGGCCGCCTCGATCGACCTTCGGCACCCTCGCGTTTTCAATGCGCCGGATTTCACGCCGCCCGCCGGCGGGCTGCACTATCGCTGGCCCGATCTTCCCGGTCCGCAAATCGAGGAGCGGATGCAGGCGAAGAAGAACGCCGTCTATGCCTTCGCGGAGGCAAACCCTATCGACCGGCATATCTACAGGATCGGCAAGGAGGCCAGCTACGGCATCGTCACCACCGGCAAGGCGCATGGCGATTTGATGGAGGCGCTGCGGCTGCTCGGGCTCGGCGAGGCCGAGTGCCGTCGGATCGGCATCGATATCTACAAGGTCGGCATGGTGTGGCCGCTCGCCCGCCGCGACGCGCTCAACTTCGTCCGCGACAAGCGCGAGGTGCTGGTGGTGGAGGAAAAGCGCGGCATCATCGAGAGCCAGTTCAAGGAATATTTCTACGACTATCCCGGCCACAAGCCGGAGCGCATGATCGGCAAGAACGACGAGGCCGGCCGGCCGCTCATTCCGTGGACGGGCGAGCTTTCGCCGCGCCTGCTGGCGCCGATCGTTGCGCGGCGGCTGGACGCGATCTTTCCCGGCCTCGATCTCACGGCGCGGGCCGAGGCGCTGGCGCAGTCGGCGGCGCATATCATCCAGGTCGCGGGCGCTACCCGCACGCCCTATTTCTGCTCGGGCTGCCCGCACAACACCTCCACCAAGGTGCCGGAAGGCTCCAGGGCACTCGCCGGCATCGGCTGTCATTTCATGGCAAGCTGGATGGAGCGCGAGACGAGTTCGCTGATCCAGATGGGTGGCGAGGGAGTGAACTGGGCGGCTTCGTCAAGGTTTACCGGCAATGGCCACATCTTCCAGAATCTGGGCGAGGGCACCTGGTATCACTCCGGCTCTATGGCGATCCGGCAGGCGGTCGCGGCGAAAGCCAACATTACCTACAAGATCCTCTACAACGACGCCGTCGCCATGACCGGCGGCCAGCCCGTCGACGGGCCGGTGAGCGTCGAGGCGATCGCGCATGTCGCCCGCGCGGAGGGCGTGGAACGCATCGCCATCGTCTCCGACCAGCCGGAAAAATTCGACGTGACGCGGTTTCCCGCCGGCACGACGCTCGACCATCGCCGCAATCTCGACCCGATCCAGCGCGAATTGCGCGAGGTGCCGGGCGTGTCGGTGCTCATCTACGAACAGGCCTGTGCCACGGAAAAGCGTCGCCGCCGCAAGCGCGGCACGATGCCGGACCCGGCGCGATTTGCCGTCATCAACGAACTGGTGTGCGAAGGCTGCGGCGACTGCTCGGTGGAATCGAACTGCCTGTCGGTCGAGCCGAAGGAGACGCCGTTCGGGCGCAAGCGGCAGATCAACCTTTCCTCCTGCAACAAGGATTTTTCCTGCGTGAACGGCTTTTGCCCGAGCTTCGTTACCGTGGAGGGCGCGCGGCGCAGGAAGAAGAAAGTCGATGCCGAGGATTTTTCGGCGCGTGCGACGATGCTGCCCTTGCCTGAAAGTGCTCCGCTGGAGGAGCCCTACGATCTTCTGGTCACCGGCGTCGGCGGCACCGGCGTGGTCACCATCGGGGCCATCGTCACCATGGCGGCGCATCTGGAAGGCAAGGGTGCTTCGGTGCTCGATTTCACCGGCTTCGCCCAAAAGTTCGGGCCGGTACTCAGTTATATCCGCCTCGCTTCCGCGCCGGAGGCCGTCAATCAGGTGCGGATCGACGAGGCGAGCGCGGACGCGCTGATCGGCTGCGACCTCGTCGTCTCCTCCTCGCCGAAAGCGTCGGCCGCCTATCATCACGGTACGCGCGCCGTACTGAATACGGCGGAGATGCCGACCGGCGATCTGGTGCGCTTCCGCGATGCGGATTTGCGCTCCATGACGCGGCTCGACGCGATCCGCGATGTGCTCGGCGAAGGGAATGTCGACGCGCTCGACGCCAATCGGCTTGCCGAGAAGCTGTTCGGCGATGCCGTCTTCGCCAACATGCTGCTGCTCGGCTTCGGCTGGCAGAAGGGTCTGGTCCCGGTCTCGCTTGAAGCGCTTTCCCGTGCGATCGAATTGAACGGCGTCGAGATCGAGAAGAATCGTGCCGCTTTCGCCGCCGGCCGACTGGCGGCGGTGGGCGAGGAGTTTGCGCCCGACAGTGCGGAAGAAAGTTGGCGGGCGGAAACGCTGGACGAGATCATCGCCCGCCGCGAGGCTTTCCTGAAGGGCTACCAGAACGCAGGCTGGGCCGCGCGCTACCGCGTTGCCGTCGACCGCGTTCGCGAGGCGGAGAAGGCTTGTGGCTCGGAGGCTTTCACGCAGACGGTCGCCCGCTCGCTGTTCAAGCTCATGTCCTACAAGGACGAGTATGAGGTGGCGCGGCTGCACATGCAGACGGGTTTTCTGGAGAAATTGAAGGAGGAGTTCGAGGGCGATTTCAAGGTCCACTACCATCTCGCGCCGCCGATCCTGCCGTTCGGCCACGATGCGCGCGGACGGCCGAACAAGAAGGCGTTCGGGCAGTGGATACAGTCGCCGTTCCGTGTGCTGGCACGGCTGAAATTCCTGCGTGGCACCGCCTTCGATCTGTTCGGCTACACGGCGGAGCGCCGCGCCGAGCGGGAACTGATCGGTTGGTATGAAGGCGTTGTCGATACGCTGCTTTCGTCGCTCGGCAAGGCCGATATCACGGCGCTTGCCGCAATTGCCGTGCAGCCGATGGAAATCCGTGGCTATGGCCCGGTGAAGGATAAGGCTATCGCGGAAACCAAGGCGGAGGTGGCGGGCCGGCTTGCCGCGTTGCAAAAACCGGGCAAGGCGCGTAATGCCGAGCCCGTCATTGCTTAG
- a CDS encoding amino acid aminotransferase produces the protein MFETLTAAPPDKIIALMGQFREDPRPGKIDLGVGVYKDAKGNTPIMAAVREAEKLLYERQSTKTYVGMAGDPVFNAAMIGLVFGEDADRARIRAAQAPGGSGALRILAELIARSKPGATVWLSDPTWPNHVPLVRAAGVTTKDYPYFDAATGMVRFDAMMMALKKAAPGDVVLLHGCCHNPTGANLDHGQWEAVAELFVSRGLFPFVDLAYQGFGDGLEEDAFGVRLLASRVPEMAVAASCSKNFAVYRDRVGTAFLLGKGAAEADIAYSQLLSVARGMYSMPPDHAAAAIRIILEDKGLTASWKSELETMRQRMVSLREGFADALRRQSNSDRFDFIARHRGMFSRIGATPEQVEKLRAEHGVYMVGDSRINVAGLPEDRLDTLAASIISVMGETA, from the coding sequence ATGTTCGAAACGCTCACCGCTGCCCCGCCCGACAAGATCATCGCTCTCATGGGCCAGTTCCGCGAGGATCCGCGGCCCGGCAAGATCGATCTCGGCGTCGGCGTCTACAAGGATGCGAAAGGTAACACGCCGATCATGGCGGCCGTTCGCGAGGCCGAAAAGCTGCTCTACGAGCGGCAGAGCACGAAGACCTATGTCGGCATGGCCGGCGATCCAGTCTTCAACGCGGCGATGATCGGTCTCGTCTTCGGCGAAGATGCCGACAGGGCGCGCATCCGCGCGGCGCAAGCGCCGGGCGGGTCTGGGGCGTTGCGCATTCTGGCCGAACTCATTGCGCGCTCGAAGCCGGGCGCGACGGTGTGGCTCTCCGATCCGACCTGGCCGAACCATGTGCCGCTCGTTCGCGCCGCCGGCGTCACGACAAAGGACTATCCTTATTTCGACGCCGCCACGGGCATGGTCCGTTTCGACGCGATGATGATGGCGCTGAAGAAGGCCGCGCCGGGCGATGTCGTGCTGCTGCATGGCTGCTGCCACAACCCGACGGGCGCCAATCTCGACCACGGACAGTGGGAGGCGGTTGCCGAGCTTTTCGTCTCGCGCGGGCTGTTTCCTTTCGTCGACCTCGCCTATCAGGGTTTCGGCGATGGGCTCGAAGAGGATGCTTTCGGTGTCCGGTTGCTCGCCTCGCGTGTGCCGGAAATGGCTGTGGCGGCGAGCTGTTCCAAGAACTTCGCCGTCTATCGCGATCGCGTTGGCACGGCGTTCCTGCTCGGCAAGGGCGCGGCGGAGGCCGACATCGCCTACAGCCAGCTTCTGTCGGTCGCGCGCGGCATGTATTCGATGCCGCCGGACCATGCGGCGGCGGCCATCCGCATCATCCTCGAGGACAAGGGCCTGACCGCGAGCTGGAAGAGCGAACTTGAGACCATGCGGCAGCGGATGGTTTCGCTGCGCGAAGGTTTTGCGGATGCGCTCCGTCGCCAGTCGAACAGCGACCGCTTCGATTTCATCGCCCGCCATCGCGGCATGTTCTCGCGCATCGGCGCGACGCCGGAGCAGGTGGAGAAGCTGCGCGCGGAGCACGGCGTCTATATGGTGGGCGACAGCCGCATCAACGTCGCCGGCCTGCCGGAAGACCGGCTCGACACGCTGGCCGCGTCGATCATCTCGGTGATGGGCGAGACGGCTTAA